In Clostridium butyricum, the genomic stretch AACATAGCATGAGTGGCAGTTTTACATAGATTATCTGAAATTTTTTCAAACTGTTTCATTGACATTCTTTCTCTATCAAAAGCTTTTACTATCTTTTGATTTCCAACTATTTCAGATACAAATGATGACAACTCTCCAACAGACTGCTGTTGTTTTACAAATGAGGTCTGACTAAATCTGCTTATCATTGATGCAATAATGAATCCTACTGGTGTTACAACAAGTATTCCTATTGTAATCTCTACATTTAAGTAAAACATACAAAAAAGTGCTGTAACAACTGTTACTATCCCTGATAATACATTTGTAATTGATACTGCTAAAGCATCACTTACACTATCTAAATCATTTGTAAATCTGCTTATTATATCTCCATGCTTATGATGATCGTAATAAGATAATGGCTGTTTATTTAAGCTTTCAAAAGTATCTCTTCTCATATCCCTTACGATTATATATGCCACCTTATTTGCATATCTTGAAATAAACCATTGAAATAAGGATGAAATTATGTATATAAATCCAAGACCTATTAATATACGGTATAAATTATTGAAATTAACACTATTTACTCCCTGCATATTATCAATTGCAACTCCGTTTAAATAAGTTGCCACAACAACTGCAATATTACTCATAAATGCACAGACAATAGCCAGAATAACTTGAAATTTATATGGTTTCACATAAGTTAATGCTCTCTTAAAATTATTCATAAATTTTCCTCCTCTATCTAGTCTGTGATTCATATATTTCTCTATATGTATTGCAGCTATCTAATAATTCTTCATGAGTTCCAAGTCCCATACAAATTCCATCGTCTAAAACTAATATCTTATCTGCAGATATGATTGAACTTATCCTTTGAGAAATTATTATTGATGTTGTGTCTTTTAAATTATCTCTTAATGATTTGCGAAGTTTTTTATCTGTTTCATAATCTAATGCACTTAAACTATCATCCAAAATAATAATCGGTGGTTTTTTTATTAATGCTCGAGCTATTGCAAGACGCTGTCTTTGTCCACCAGAAAAATTCTTGCCACCTTCATAAATAACAGAATTTATTCCATCTTTCATTCGGCTTACAAATTCATAAGCTTCAGCATTTTTCAAAGCATCTATTATTTCTTCATCACTTGCATCTTCTTTTCCCCATTTAATATTATCTGCTATAGTTCCCGTGAACAAAACTGATTTCTGAGGAACTACTCCTATTAATTTGTGAAGAAAACTTTGAGAAAATTCTTTTACATCTTTTCCAAAACAAAGAACTGAACCTGCTGTACTTTCATAAAATCTTGGTATTAAATTAGCAACAGTAGACTTTCCACTTCCTGTTGTTCCAATTATTCCAAATACTTCTCCCTTGTTTACTACAAACGACAAGTTTGATAAAACATCTTCTGAGTTATACTTAAATGATACATTATCAAATTTTATTATTTCTTCATTTTCTAATAATTCTTCCTCAAAAACATCTTTAATACCTTCTTCGTCGTTTATACTTGGAGTCCAACTAAGAACTTCATTTATTCTAGATGCTGATGCAGAAGCTTTAGTAAATGTAACCAATAAGTTTGCAACTACTATAAGTGCTAGTAAAACCTGAGTAATATAATTTATTAAAATTACAATGTCTCCCTGAGTAAGTGTTCCAATCTGTACATTAATTCCTCCAAAATAAAGTAACAGTATAATTCCCATATTCATTATAAGTGAAGTTAATGGATTCATTAATGCAGATAAATTAGTCACCTTTATATATGCCTTTGATACATCTTCTGTTGATTCTTTTATTCTTCGACTTTCATTTTCATGATTGGCAAAAGCTCGTATTACTCTAACTCCGCTTAAATTCTCCCTTAATATATTTCCAAGGAAGTCCATTTTCCCTTGAGCTGCTTTATATAAAGGTACTGTCATTTTCATAATTACAGCTATTACTAAAATAAAAATTGGAATTAAAAATACAAATATTAAAGACATTTTTG encodes the following:
- a CDS encoding ABC transporter ATP-binding protein, whose protein sequence is MLYRLRRFLKPYMKETVIGSGAKLFEAVLELLLPIFMGKIIDIGIINKDIPYVVKMTILMFLTISVGLASASLCQYYASYTCQNVGNDIRKNLLNKISLFSYSDIDSFGNSTLINRMTNDVNMVVLAVAMLIRLVSRAPFLCIGALIMSVYIDAKMSLIFVFLIPIFILVIAVIMKMTVPLYKAAQGKMDFLGNILRENLSGVRVIRAFANHENESRRIKESTEDVSKAYIKVTNLSALMNPLTSLIMNMGIILLLYFGGINVQIGTLTQGDIVILINYITQVLLALIVVANLLVTFTKASASASRINEVLSWTPSINDEEGIKDVFEEELLENEEIIKFDNVSFKYNSEDVLSNLSFVVNKGEVFGIIGTTGSGKSTVANLIPRFYESTAGSVLCFGKDVKEFSQSFLHKLIGVVPQKSVLFTGTIADNIKWGKEDASDEEIIDALKNAEAYEFVSRMKDGINSVIYEGGKNFSGGQRQRLAIARALIKKPPIIILDDSLSALDYETDKKLRKSLRDNLKDTTSIIISQRISSIISADKILVLDDGICMGLGTHEELLDSCNTYREIYESQTR